TCCGACTGAACGGAGTAATGGGTGCCCTGTAGTCGCTCTGGCTGCAAAACAAGCCACGTTTTAATTTGATCTGTGGAACATTAGCAAATTCAAAGGAAACTCATGTCATGATTTTCTACTACTTTTCTATAATAGATCAGCAgatgtttttaatcatatttatttgaatttgttAGCAGGAAGAGGGAAAAGTGACTGATTACTCATGTTAACTGTCTAGTTTTTGACACACTGtctatttaaatgaatagaaaTATAATGTTTGTGGTTAGGTAtgaagttgttgaaaagatctgatgtgaaaaaatattaaaatgacattttgaagaCGCTTTCATGAAGGGTACCATTTTGGTCCTAAGCTCAAAGagtgtttttcttaaaaataaatgctcatagctctaaaagtaatcatgcctcaaaatcaatgttcctatcaattattgacctcatcaaggctgtaataacttcatatcaaatgttccactttgcattttatttttgaaaaaaattgcatattttgtgcttttatcattgaaaaaaaacagtgtttttatgacaaaaagggcataataaaaaatacagaaatataatgaaaacattatcTCTATGGTTATGTCTGGAGTTGTTGAAAAGATATgatgagaaaaaatgttttatgaagGGTACCGTTTTAGTACCGAAGCTCAAAAGagtgtatctttttttaaaagtgcccTGAGGGTTAAATTCCTCACTGACCGACATGTACGAGCGAGTTCCCACAAACGAGTTGGCCATGGAGTCGATGAGCTGTCCGCTCACTCCAAAGTCACACAGCTTGATCTCTCCACGGGAGTTCACCAGGATGTTGGAAGGCTTGACGTCTGAAGGAATGTGATCACGGTGAGAAAATGTCTTCCAGGTATGTAACGAAACAAAGTACAATAACAATTTATTGTGccgtgcttaaaaaaaaaagagtgaatcCTTTACCTCTGTGCATGATCTTATGCTTCTCCCTCAGGTATGAAAGCCCTTTTATGACCTGTGAAGACAGACATGAGCACAGTTAGGTTACAGAGCGAATACAACCCCACAATGCatcattttgcaaatatcaatTTCCAATTTATAACCTGGGAAATTATTTtcagtacacaaaaaaacaaacaccgaTTTGAgatagaaaaatgtatttgggcAGTATTATAAAAATTCAcgttataatggttttgctacagtgatatacattcctttagcctcattcagaggatcaacattgaaaaagttctgtttcctccctcccttgttattccacattttgtaaaaagtaaaaagttaccCCAATATAGACATCAAAAGGAGGaaactcctcctgacaatcctggcaccacctaccctacataagaatgtgagctcctccctctcaaactacctcacaggtaaaacaaacatagcgacGGCAGGTtgatatcacagttaatatgaCAGGTAATATATTTacatccagtatatagataatccagtatataatGTAGATAAACCAAAAAACGCTCACaacagttccacttttagtagccgttataccgccttgtatcgcctttatgggatgatctgacgtgtttgtgatccaatgcgatgcagtggttggacaaagcaatggactatcgtcttaaatgtactatttctgtggtcagaaaagatgaagaggagaagaaagcgacgtagcagctcatgtgagtgtttgaaacagctgactcagctgttagttgagagtttacttcccTGCGGCGCAGAGTGAGCAGTCataatcagttccatttttagtagccgttataccacctcgtattgcctttatgggatgatctgacgtgtttgtgacccaatgcgacgcagcggttggacaaaacaatgaactTTTGTCTGAAATGGACTATGTCTGTGGTCAGTAGAGGTGAGgtggagaaggaagactgttaatgatttactgctgctgcaaTCAACACACACCCTGAAGTAGCACTGAAATAGTGTGTGTTTAGGCCATAGATGGGGACTCGAGTTTGCAACTTGAATTCGAGTGGCACTTAAGTTACGCTCACAGAGACTTCAGACTTGACTTGGACTCGTGTTTTGGGACTCGTGTTTCTGCGATCTGCCCATGCCACAGGTTTACTACCATAGTgattgtcttttgctatccacacactcttgtgattcttttcagacaaaaaactgcacattgtagtaaaacacatggctatttaagcggctattgtgattatGAGAACGACAAATGATGCTTCAGAGTGTGTGTTTAActaccacagaaatagtccatttaagacaattGCTCATTGTTTTCTCCAACAGCTGCgttgcattgtgtcacaaacatgtcagatcatgaCATGTCATAATGGAGATACAAGGTGGTATATAGGCTGCTAAAAGCGAAACTGATTATGtgtatctatatactggataatctatatactgaaaaagatattaactgtgatatcaacctgccttcgccATGTTCATTTTACCTGTGAGAGAGAGgggctcacattcttatagggtaagaggagccaggattatcaggaggaggagtttccccctATGAGtcaaaaaggggcaaaaatccaactcgtcCGTTTGGAGttgactttttataaaatgtggaataacaagggagggaggaaaccgAACTTTTCAACGTttggtcctctgaatgaggctaaaggaatgtatatcactgtaggaATATAcgttataaagtgatttttttcttaatattgCCCCTTTAAAGGTACTCACAGCAATGCTGACTTTTCCAAGGATCTGCTCTGGGATTTTTCCAGCTTTCTTCAGCGACTGGTCCAGAGAGCCCCCATCCTGGGACCAGAAAGGTGACAAAAAGCATCCATCAAGAATAAACATATACATGCCAACATCGTaatggttttaaaacaaaaaacacacaacactcaTAGTGAATGCTGTACCATGTGCTCCATGCAGATGCTGATTTCTCCGTCGCTGTAAAAAGCTCCGTAGAAGCCAACGATGTACGGGGAGTTACACTCGTGCAGAACCTGCAGCTCTCGGATGATCTGGTTCCTGATCGCAGGTTTGATCTCCAGGTGGATGAGCTGCAACAGAAGATTAAAGCTCTAATACTGCACAAAAACTAGTTACTCTGGACTTCACGTTATTACATTTGAAAATACtgacacatttttattcactgTAAAGGCTGTTTTATTGGCTTTCTGTACGGTATTAAAATCAGAGATGGAAAAAAGTCACTGCTTCTCAAGTCTCAAGTAAGTCTCAGGTCAAGACAGTCTAGTCCAGGGATCACCAACTTTTCTGAAACTGTCTTTTGTTTTCAAGTCCTTCATGATTCTGTCGAGTCTCAAGTCATCAAATTTGTGACTCGTGTCCACACTGTTGATTacaatagttttaaaaaaaaaagttgaggtCGAGGGTCATAAACCAgatcaaatatacacaaactcTGAGATTCTTTACAACATACATGGTGGAGGATGAATGAGCGTCATGGGTGGGGGTCTCCAACCCGTGGTGCAGCTCACCTTCCTGGCCATGATGAGGCCGGAGGGTCGATGGGACACCTTAAATACAACTCCTCCATTTCCTGCGCCGAGCTCACAGATCTTCTCACAGTCGTCGTCCTTAAGCTCTCCAACTTTCTGCTTCTGTGTCAGAAAAGCTTCCAGACGTTTCCTCTGCTGCTCGTCCAGCTCCAGCTCCTCCAACTTCTTCTGCAACGCCCCCAAGTTGGTTCTGGTTAAGAGTAAcatgaaaaacagaaagaaaaaaaacgtgTTGGTGTATTACAACTGGGTTTTAAACTGAGCTTCAACTGCAATTTATTGAAACTTTAAAgcgcatgtgtcaaactcaaggcctggggggaaaatccggtcctttagagcagtggttctcaaactttcttggccatgtaccccctttttcttatttctgaatgcaagtaccccctttgttcgaCTACAATGTTTTGCttggaaaactatttaaaaacaaccatagagcataatgattgaatgaacgagtgataacacacattttaaataatctcattttgtaaactagacaagacctgtatttgcaaggagaatatgtatttggcaattgaaaataggtaaaaatgacaaccagtatctggatttgttgacaagttatataatgtaggaaaaacagaagactgaccttgaccttaaatatgaccttgagctaATGTCAATGTTGTATTTGAAaggaaaggaaatgttgttcaatggtatcagtctgagcactgtatctcaatttgtggccaagttattgggaaaaaagtgttttgttttgggttttttttactttgagcaaaggtcaaggtcacacactgaaaggaaatgttgttcaatggtaccagcttgagcactgtatctcaatttgtagccaagttatagggaaaaaaaagttttttttttgtgacgtcatgaactttgaccccgaTCTTTTTACtcgtaggtcgtacagctttggtgtaattaaataaaatactccacttgagatgagcttgaccttgacattttgacttcaaACAAGGTCAAATAatcatccttgacattgcccctatgagatgacatacgtgtcattagtgctgcattaatagcctaggaggagttctaggacaaagaagttgcagaagaaaaataacaagaacTTAGCTAAGATTACAATGTATTTAgcaattttcaattacagtGGTGATTTAACCCAGTAAGAAGTAaaccagcgtcgtagtacagcatacaccaaataaatcctggaagttagagCAATAAGAGCAAATCCagttttgtagtacaggcccttaaaGGTTCTCTGACAAGAGTTGTATTTGGATAGTTTTGATGGTATTACAAAACGTATTTATCAATGATATCAAAATGGAAAAGTCTACGTCATGAGATTGGGAAGATGTAAGGCTACTCATTACGGAGCCACTTCTTCATGCAATTACTTCTCTTTCTGACTTTTTAAGACTATTGTCTTAGCCTTTGATCAGCTGATGAAAAGCCTGTTTACATATGGTTGCCTATACACTTGTTTTGAGTCCTACTCTAgccaattatttttatttttcagtggcTGAAGCttaaaaaataagttaaatgtgttttataaagCTCTACTTACATCCAGGGTACCAATCACCAGTGCTAAATTAGACAAATACTCAATCCTATCTGGGTATTAAGACTTTGTTCAGGAGAGTATTATGCTCAGAGGCTTAAAAGAGctgtaaaacatgtttcaaGGTTTCTTTTCTGAAAATTGTGTTTGTGGCATTAATAAAACCTCTGTGAATTTGAATAGTGAATTACGTGAGCTCAATTTGAAAACACGGTCTAAAAACACGTATTCTTAAGCTTTTCTTCCTTAGAAaaagcagtgaggaggaggcgTGAAGGCCAGGGAACAACTGGCGTGTGGAGATTACATAACGTGGTGTTTTAATGTTCTCTCAAGGTGTAAAAGATGAATGAATCACACAATAGTAGGTATTGTTTGAGCAAACATGAAATCTGTGTTTAGTTTAAAGCACATCTGTCTAATTTGGAAAGTTTTCCATTCAATAATTCTTGCTTTTTCAAACATCTGTCCACAATGGTGAATCACTAAAAAAGCCTCTTTGTACCACACAGCAGGGAGAGGGttaagtgcttttatttttgacaacaGGCCTCCATAACCATGGAGACGAGGTGCAGAGTTTGAGCTGCAGTGGGAGGCGTGGGTGTTCAGTCGACAAGAGCTGGAGGTGGAGGACGCATGAGATGGAGAGAAGAGCAGCAGTTAAAACAAACCCTCCTCCTGCTAAAGGATGAAACAAGCAGAAAGCCCACCTTTTCACCTCCATCCACCCAATGTCCGAGAACCTCAAAGTGTATCTGTGCAGCTTCAATGATGCAAAGATTAGAGTTCTTTCATCcagttattttttgttcagtagattttttttgtgggtAAAGTAAAATCCAAAATCCAAACACACGCATCTTTAAAACCAATTCTGACCAATTAACAGAGAACTATTGAGAACCCAAATGTTACAGTATAGAAAATATgaatttcctataaaaacagaaaaactaagCCAAGTTAGAatgttttttacttatttttagcTCATCAATTTAGAAAAACTGAACGTTTTTTCCTTCAGTCAATGCAACAAGCTGCCGtagatttctgtatttacaaGTGTTggaaaaactccatgttccatgatttctagacagctaaaaaaaagaagtgtctATTCGTATGATTGCCGTACGGACAGCCCCCGGTGCTATTAGTACATTTACCGAAATACACGTCTTTGGGTTagattaggttataaccctatatcgcaacaatttttagggttagggttagttttagtctcagtcatgtgacttaaattggccaatgaggggcgttgcgtacggatagaatgtcggtatactgatacggcaaccgtacaaatagccactgccttaaaaaATAGACATCATGGTCCAGTCCGCCTTGTTGGCTTCCTACCGCCTTCATTGACAGCGCGCATTGGGTTGATTTACAGTCAGTGGGCGTGTAAGGAACCTTAATGGGAGAACATGTATAGGAGAGAGGCGCAAAACTGCAGGCgcgtaaaaaaaagaagaattacaTCCAttcattaaattttttttttaaagcaaactcgattaaaaataaatgcaaacaaaGCAATGATCAAATTGATTGACATTTTGTTCAACAAATGTTAATCTTGAGGCTTGGATCTCTTGCTAACACAGATTAAGAAGTTAAAGTTAACTACTGTCGACTAAGATCTTTAATACAATCTATCTACATGTGCGGTCAAATTGTCATTATCTTAAATACTAACATGTGATTTAATACTTCACGTCTAAATATATAATTGACAATACTATCTGGACTATAGAATCTTAATAATGTATAACTGCTTTGAGTATGCGTGGTCAAATGTAATGTTTGTGCCTGTGTAGTAAAGTTTTTTAAGAAAGGAAGTCATTCTCCTAGTTGACAGGTTACGTAATGGCATATATCCTGTTTGTTCGTTCAACTTGCTCATGTGAGCTGAGAAGTAGAGTAGCATGTCACAACAGTTTAATATCTGCATTAGAGCATTTGGTTAAATAGTGGTGGATGCAGGCCTACATAAAAGCATCTTAAATAGATACAGTATCTAAGGCCTACATAAAAGCATCTTAAATAGATTGAAAGGCCTACATAAAAGCATCTTAAATAGATAGAAATGCCTACATAAAAGCATCTTAAATAGATAGAAAGGTCTACATAAAAGCATCTTAAATAGATAGAAAGGCCTACATAAAAGCATCTTAAATAGATAGAAAGGTCTACATAAAAGCATCTTAAATAGATAGAAAGGCCTACATAAAAGCATCTTAAATAGATAGAAAGGCCTACATAAAAGCATCTTAAATAGATAGAAAGGTCTACATAAAAGCATCTTAAATAGATAGAAAGGCCTACATAAAAGCATCTTAAATAGATAGAAAGGTCTACATAAAAGCATCTTAAATAGATAGAAAGGTCTACATAAAAGCATCTTAAATAGATAGAAAGGCCTACATAAAAGCATCTTAAATAGATAGAAAGGTCTACATACAGTAAAAGCATCTTAAATAGATAGAAAGGTCTACATAAAAGCATCTTAAATAGATAGAAAAGCCTACATAAAAGCATCTTAAATAGATATCTAAAGCCTACACACAaaggaaacaaagaaaaacaaagatttaaagGGAGAGTCATGGAGCTACtggctttttaaaaatgacagatcGATCTGATTCATCCATAATAAAGGCAAAAACTGTGATTATATTCAAGTTGGAcatgtttctttctttgttattaatacatttctttgtattgtttaaaataatctatttttcTGGCATTGATTACTCATGCATATTAGTTTTGAGATTATTTTCAATgcgataatataatataaaacatgCCTGAATTAGCCAAGGATGCAAATTTATATTATATGGCAAtttcaaactctgcctatgataaatatatagatagatagatagatagatagatagataatagatattcagatagatagatagacagatagacagatagatagatagatagatagatagatagatagacatacagatagatagatagatagatagatagatagaaagacATACAGATCGATAGAcatacagatagatagatagatagatagatagatagatagaaagacatacagatagatagatagatagatagatagatagatagatagatagatagatagatagatagatagatagatatacatatagatagatagatagatagatgtttcCCTTTAAGGGATGTAATATGGCTGATGATTGTCTGCTGTAGATGATATAACTAAGATAGAATGTGAatgattcacacacacacacacacacacacacacacacacacacacacacacacgcacacacgcacacacacacacacacacacacacacacacacacacacacacacacacacacacacacacacacacacacacctgtcagtCACTCACTCTGTTGCTCCATTGGCGTTGATGGTGTTTCCATCAGGGAGGGGGTTGAGCTGGATGGGCTCGGGCTTCCTTCTCTTCTGCATGTTGTGTCACAGCTGGATGGAGACACGCGCACAGCTGGATGGAGACACGTTCACTGACACTGGGAGGCTGCAGTGCTCAGATTCTTCTCAATGGGTGGATGATGTGGATGTGAATGAAACGTCACCAACATGTTTACATCCGGACAGCATGGAAGGAGCTACAGGGCGCCTCCTGCTGGTAATAAGTAGATACTACGACATAAGATTCATGGGGttatgtaataaaaatgaatcgAACAATACAGCACGGTTTGAAAGATGTTGGGCTCAACGCAAGGTGTGAGGGTAGATGTGTCTTAttactcaattaaaaaaaaaaaatatgatcaatCCAAAAACAACTattcaataataatttttttaaaaaaatgacttaaatatatttacattttcaacgaaaaaaagtgttcaaataaaaataaaaacaaataattgcatttaaacacttttttatttatttatttatttttttgattgaaaatatttatttatttatttattttttatgtcacccttttttgtatttgggccatattatgggtagtacatttgtgtctttattattcaatcaaaaaaatatgattaaataatataaaattattaataataattaataattatttgggtcacaatttttttttttttttttgcatttgaacacttttttttctttgaatgaaatatttattttcgattgaagtgattttttttttttattgaataataaagacatatcTACCTCCATAAACGGTAATCATGACCCATATTAAActtgcagaggtgtaaagagtactgatatattctactcaagtagaggtactgttacttgattgaaattgtactcaagtacaagtaaaaagtaagtcaattaaatagtactcaaccacaattatttttggtaatgaatttactttaat
This genomic window from Gouania willdenowi chromosome 6, fGouWil2.1, whole genome shotgun sequence contains:
- the map2k1 gene encoding dual specificity mitogen-activated protein kinase kinase 1 — encoded protein: MQKRRKPEPIQLNPLPDGNTINANGATETNLGALQKKLEELELDEQQRKRLEAFLTQKQKVGELKDDDCEKICELGAGNGGVVFKVSHRPSGLIMARKLIHLEIKPAIRNQIIRELQVLHECNSPYIVGFYGAFYSDGEISICMEHMDGGSLDQSLKKAGKIPEQILGKVSIAVIKGLSYLREKHKIMHRDVKPSNILVNSRGEIKLCDFGVSGQLIDSMANSFVGTRSYMSPERLQGTHYSVQSDIWSMGLSLVEMAIGRFPIPPPDSMELEQIFGFPVEGDAGCSQSSPKPCPPGRPSSSYGPDSRPPMAIFELLDYIVNEPPPKLPGIFGAEFQDFVNKCLIKNPAERADLKQLMVHSFIKQSEAEEVDFAGWLCSTIGLSQPVTPTHGTM